Genomic segment of Nocardiopsis mwathae:
CCGGGGCGGTGGTCGGCGCCGTGCTCAACCTGGCGCTGGTCATCGCCGTGGCCCGCGGCTTCGACCAGCACACCGCCGGGGTCCTCTTCGCCGCCACCTCGGTGTTCCTGATCGTCGCGACCGTCGCGAACCTCGGCACGTCCAACGGCATCGTGTACTTCGTGGCGCGGCTGCGCACCCTCGGCGCGGCCGGACAGGCGCCACGGGTGCTGCGGCTGGCGTTCGGCCCGGTCCTCGCGGTGTCGGCGGCGTCCGGTGCCGCGATGTTCGCGCTGGCGGGCCAGGTCGCGGAGGTGATCGGCGCGCCGGGCGCCGTCGCCTACGTGCGGATCCTCGCGGTCTTCCTGCCGTTCGCGGTGTTCACCGACGCCGCCCTGGCCTCGACGCGCGCCTTCCACGACATGCGCGCCACGGCCCTGGTGGACCGGGTGGGTCGCCCGATGGCCCAGCTCGCCCTCATCGGAGGCGTGGCGCTGACCGGGTCGGCGGGACTGCTGACGGTCGCGTGGGCCGGGCCGTACCTGCCCGCCGCCGCGGTGGCCTGGTTCTGGCTGCGCCGCATTCTCCGAGCCGACGCCCGCACCCCGCCCTCCGCCGATCGCGCGGACACCGGGGGGAGGACCGGCCGTGAGCCCCCTCCGTCCGTACGGTCTCCGAGATCGGCGGAGGAGGAGGTGACGGCGCGGGGGTTCTGGGGGTTCTCGTTGCCCCGGTCGGTGGCGAGCATCGCCCAGCTCGGCAACCAGCGCCTGGGCATCGTGCTGGTCGCGGCGCTGCAGGGGGCGGTCGAGGCGGCGGTGTTCACCGCCGCGACCCGGTTCTTCGCGGTGGGGCAGTTCGCCACCCAGGCCATCCAGCTCGCCGCCCAGCCCCGGCTGGCCGAACTGCTCGCCGTCGACGACCGCCGGGGCGCCAACACCCTCTACCAGTCGGCCACGGTGTGGCTGATCTGCCTGACCTGGCCGCTGTTCCTCCCGATGATCGTCTACGCCCCGTTGGTGATGGGGCTGTTCGGCGACGACTACACCCGCGGGGCCGACGTGCTGGTCGTCATCTGCGCCGCCCAGCTCACCGCGGCGGCTCTGGGCATGGGTGACCTGGTGCTCACCATGGCCGGGCGGACCTCCTGGAACCTCGTCGACAACCTGCTCGCGCTGGCCGCCAACGTCGCGCTGTGCCTGGCCCTGGTCGGCCAGATCGGGGCGATGGGCGCGGCGTTCGGGTGGCTGGCGGCCATCGCCGCGCGCAAGCTGCTGCCGCTCGTGCAGCTGTCGGCCGCGCTCGGCCTGCACCCCTTCAGCCGCCGCTGGCTGCTGGCCATGGGGGTCTGCCTGGTGTGGTTCGGG
This window contains:
- a CDS encoding lipopolysaccharide biosynthesis protein, whose translation is MSRGPAVRAADPLLRRVARGGAVNMAGAVVGAVLNLALVIAVARGFDQHTAGVLFAATSVFLIVATVANLGTSNGIVYFVARLRTLGAAGQAPRVLRLAFGPVLAVSAASGAAMFALAGQVAEVIGAPGAVAYVRILAVFLPFAVFTDAALASTRAFHDMRATALVDRVGRPMAQLALIGGVALTGSAGLLTVAWAGPYLPAAAVAWFWLRRILRADARTPPSADRADTGGRTGREPPPSVRSPRSAEEEVTARGFWGFSLPRSVASIAQLGNQRLGIVLVAALQGAVEAAVFTAATRFFAVGQFATQAIQLAAQPRLAELLAVDDRRGANTLYQSATVWLICLTWPLFLPMIVYAPLVMGLFGDDYTRGADVLVVICAAQLTAAALGMGDLVLTMAGRTSWNLVDNLLALAANVALCLALVGQIGAMGAAFGWLAAIAARKLLPLVQLSAALGLHPFSRRWLLAMGVCLVWFGAVPLACAAMLGTGWLSLTAALAAGGAGYLATLWRLRGVLEPQLLGTAFLRRPAQPARESTKH